In Aythya fuligula isolate bAytFul2 chromosome 27, bAytFul2.pri, whole genome shotgun sequence, a single window of DNA contains:
- the NUDT18 gene encoding LOW QUALITY PROTEIN: 8-oxo-dGDP phosphatase NUDT18 (The sequence of the model RefSeq protein was modified relative to this genomic sequence to represent the inferred CDS: deleted 1 base in 1 codon): protein MGDATEELDAVLSGRGWDLGGTYDGTPHPGDPVRLGSSACYVVLAVLFNDEDGVLLVQEAKAECRGTWYLPAGRMEPGESVVGALRREVKEESGLECEPLTLLALEERGPAWLRFVFLARPTGGTLKTLEDADAESLQARWWGGPLDPLPLRAPDILPLLDLAARYRRSPPHPPTLPQELPCAHLCLRLLVAFTPCPGHLWVLLNVTGPPRLPVVACGTHPPQIRRGLRLPVLGLLGGCLPPDPHIGPMGLLGLQHRAGGSGGADGVCLNVLVSLQPRGAGEGPPPELCHPAFRWWRVEEEGLRGRILQRLREGGTVPIRS, encoded by the exons ATGGGGGACGCCACGGAGGAGCTGGACGCGGTGCTCAGCGGGCGGGGTTGGGATTTGGGGGGCACCTACGACGGCACCCCGCACCCCGGAGACCCCGTGCGCTTGGGGAGCAGCGCCTGCTACGTGGTCCTGGCCGTGCTGTTCAACGACGAG GacggggtgctgctggtgcaggaggCCAAGGCGGAGTGCCGCGGGACCTGGTACCTGCCCGCGGGGCGCATGGAGCCCGGCGAGAGCGTGGTGGGCGCGCTGCGCCGCGAGGTGAAGGAGGAATCGGGGTTGGAGTGCGAGCCCCTCACCCTACTGGCCCTAGAGGAGAGGGGGCCCGCCTGGCTCCGCTTCGTTTTCCTCGCCCGCCCCACCG GAGGGACCCTGAAGACCCTGGAGGACGCAGACGCCGAGTCCCTGCAGGCCAGGTGGTGGGGGGGGCCCCTGGACCCCCTCCCCCTGCGCGCCCCCGACATCCTCCCCCTCCTCGACCTGGCCGCCCGCTAccgccgcagccccccgcac ccccccaCGCTGCCCCAGGAGCTTCCCTGCGCCCACCTCTGCTTGAGGCTCTTGGTGGCTTtcaccccctgccctgggcacctTTGGGTGCTGCTGAACGTCAccggccccccccggctgcccgTGGTGGCGTGCGGCACCCACCCTCCCCAAATCCGCCGGGGGCTTCGCCTGCCCGTGCTGGGGTTGCtggggggctgcctgcccccGGACCCCCATATCGGGCCCATGGGGTTGTTGGGGTTGCAGCACCGAGCcggggggtccgggggggctGACGGGGTTTGCTTGAATGTTTTGGTGAGCCTCCAACCCCGCGGCGCCGGGGAGGGCCCCCCCCCCGAATTGTGCCACCCCGCTTTCCGCTGGTGGCGCGTGGAGGAGGAGGGTTTGAGGGGCCGCATCCTGCAGCGGCTGCGGGAGGGGGGCACGGTGCCCATCCGCAGCTAG
- the FAM160B2 gene encoding protein FAM160B2, which translates to MLSRLGALLQQAVETREPSVDLLEAFTEHWKGITGYYLEATDESTPAKQTDIPWRLKQMLDILVYEEKQHPAGEAGPCLEYLLQHKVLETLSTLGKAEYPPGMRQQVLLFFSRVLGQVQHPLLHYLNVHRPVQKLLQLSGHPLGSGTEKEEAQFAAVLCAKIQQDPTLLAYILEGRSILNGRKAQEQPGTPLGEGAEHPPARRDGNLVTSLVGLCKSQASRVALKAGENLLLLTGLPQEAAAACLVRSGALCQLLTEHLCHLHGAVPPCAHPDDVLAMGRASWRSPGDAGGAGDFAGKESLVAFFCWLDFLDELVAGAHPLVAGALGEAVEEKFFRGVLQPQLLQMSELAILSATAVLSGTVRQLRAPPLLQRLVSFLLGPGGHPETPGDPPHPLRAHLIDRCAHLSDEISLASLRLFEELLRVPHEEVVLSLVLRNLQARGYLQRGPPVPEERGAPEPDPDEEEEEEEDPYFTDGFPENGFGMGKKNQGGSSPLGKGHVSEVVSSFLCLVPEEAKTSSCLEEGGYDTYVHDALGMVQASRSRAASWGWPLAPQPLDGCPPEGQFYEGRFLKVLFDRLARILDQPYSLNLQVTSVLSLLAAFPHPHLHEYLLDPYLSLAPGCRSLFSVLVRVIGELMQRIQRVPHFRAKLLLVRQQLLGLVPGEQMEHAMLFKGVVVLEEFCKELAAIALVKGPPEGPP; encoded by the exons ACGAGAGCACCCCCGCCAAGCAGACCGACATCCCCTGGCGCCTCAAGCAGATGCTGGACATCCTGGTGTACGAGGAGAAGCAGCACCCGGCGGGGGAGGCCGGGCCGTGCCTCGAGtacctgctgcagcacaaggTCCTGGAGACCCTCAGCACGCTGGGCAAGGCGGAG taCCCCCCCGGGATGAGGCAGCAggtcctcctcttcttcagccGGGTGCTGGGCCAGGTGCAGCACCCCCTCCTGCACTACCTCAACGTGCACAGGCCGGTGCAG aagctgctgcagctcagtggGCACCCCCTGGGCTCGGGCACGGAGAAGGAGGAGGCGCAGTTCGCCGCCGTGCTGTGCGCCAAGATCCAGCAGGATCCCACCCTGCTGGCTTACATCCTGGAG GGTAGGAGCATCCTGAACGGGAGGAAGGCTCAAGAGCAGCCCGGCACCCCCCTTGGAGAGGGTGCAGAGCATCCCCCGGCGCGGAGGGACGGCAACCTCGTCACCTCCTTGGTGGGGCTGTGCAAGAGCCAG GCGAGCAGGGTGGCGCTGAAGGCTGGGGAAAACTTGCTGCTGCTGACGGGGCTGCCCCAGGAGGCGGCCGCAGCCTGCCTGGTGCGCAGCGGCGCCCTGTGCCAGCTGCTGACCGAGCACCTCTGCCACCTCCACGGCGCCGTGCCCCCCTGCGCCCACCCCGACGACGTCCTCGCCATGGGCAGGGCCAGCTGGAG GTCGCCGGGGGATGCCGGAGGTGCCGGGGACTTCGCGGGGAAGGAGAGCCTGGTGGCTTTTTTCTGCTGGTTGGATTTTTTGGATGAGCTCGTGGCAGGCGCCCACCCG ctggtggcGGGTGCCCTCGGCGAGGCCGTGGAGGAGAAGTTTTTCCGAGGCGTCCTGCAGCcgcagctgctgcagat GTCAGAGCTCGCCATCCTCAGCGCCACGGCCGTGCTGTCGGGCACGGTGCGGCAGCTCCGCGCCCCCCCCCTGCTGCAGCGCCTCGTTTCCTTCCTGCTGGGACCCGGGGGGCACCCCGAAACCCCAGGGGACCCCCCCCATCCTCTGCGCGCCCACCTCATCGACCGCTGCGCCCACCTCTCCGACGAG ATCAGCCTGGCCAGCCTGCGGCTCTTCGAGGAGCTCCTGCGGGTGCCCCACGAGGaggtggtgctgagcctggTGCTGAGGAACCTGCAGGCGAGGGGCTACCTCCAGCGCGGCCCCCCCGTGCCCGAGGAGCGCGGCGCCCCCGAGCCGGACCccgatgaggaggaggaggaggaggaagatccCTACTTCACCGACGGCTTCCCCGAAAACGGCTTcgggatgggaaaaaaaaaccaggGGGGCTCATCCCCGCTGGGGAAGGGGCACGTGAGCGAGGTGGTCAGCAG CTTCCTCTGCCTGGTCCCCGAGGAGGCCAAAACCTCCTCGTGCCTGGAGGAAGGCGGCTACGACACCTACGTGCACGACGCTTTGGGCATG GTCCAGGCGAGCCGCAGCAGGGCGGCCTCGTGGGGGTGGCCCctggccccccagcccctcgaCGGTTGCCCCCCCGAGGGGCAGTTTTACGAGGGGCGCTTCCTCAAGGTGCTGTTTGACCGCCTGGCGCGGATCCTGGACCAG CCCTACAGCCTGAACCTGCAGGTGACCTCGGTGCTGTCCCTCCTGGCCGctttcccccatccccacctccaCGAGTACCTCCTGGACCCCTACCTCAGCCTGGCGCCCGGCTGCCGCTCGCTCTTCTCCGTCCTCGTCAGG GTGATCGGGGAGCTGATGCAGAGGATCCAACGCGTGCCCCACTTCAGGGCCAAGCTGCTCCTGGTgcgccagcagctgctggggctggtccccGGCGAGCA GATGGAGCACGCGATGCTCTTCAAGggggtggtggtgctggaggagtTCTGCAAGGAGCTGGCTGCCATCGCCTTGGTCAAGGGCCCCCCCGAGGGCCCCCCCTGA